From the Halichoerus grypus chromosome 3, mHalGry1.hap1.1, whole genome shotgun sequence genome, one window contains:
- the NDNF gene encoding protein NDNF, with protein sequence MVPLHWCLLWLLLPLSSRTQKLPTRDEELFQMQIRDKAFFHDSSVIPDGAEISSYLFRDTPKRYFFVVEEDNTPLSVTVTPCDAPLEWKLSLQELPEEASGEGSGDPEPLEQQRQQIINEEGTELFSYKGNDVEYFISSSSPSGLYQLELLSTEKDTHFKVYATTTPESDQPYPELPYDPRVDVTSLGRTTVTLAWKPSPTASLLKQPIQYCVVINKEHNFKSLCAVEAKLNADDAFMMAPKPGLDFSPFDFAHFGFPSENSGKERSFLAKPSPKLGRHVYSRPKVDIQKICIGNKNIFTVSDLKPDTQYYFDVFVANSNSNMSTAYVGTFARTKEEAKQKTVELKDGKVTDVFVKRKGAKFLRFAPVSSHQKVTFFIHSCLDAVQIQVRRDGKLLLSQNVEGVRQFQLRGKPKAKYLIRLKGHKKGASMLKILATTRPSKQPFPSLPEDTRIKGFDKLRTCSSATVAWLGTQDRNKFCIYKKEVDDSYNDDQKRREQNQCLGPDTRKKSEKVLCKYFHSQNLQKAVTTETIKGLLPGKSYLLDVYVIGHGGHSVKYQSKVVKTRKFC encoded by the exons ATGGTGCCTCTCCACTGGTGTCTGCTGTGGCTGCTATTACCACTCAGCTCAAGGACTCAGAAGTTACCCACTCGAGATGAGGAACTTTTTCAGATGCAGATCCGGGACAAAGCATTTTTTCATGATTCATCAGTAATTCCAGATGGAGCTGAAATTAGCAGTTATCTCTTTAGAGACACACCCAAAAG GTATTTCTTCGTGGTTGAAGAAGACAATACTCCATTATCAGTCACAGTAACTCCCTGTGATGCACCTTTAGAGTGGAAGCTGAGTCTCCAAGAGCTGCCAGAGGAGGCAAGCGGGGAAGGCTCCG GTGACCCAGAGCCTctggagcagcagaggcagcagATCATTAATGAGGAAGGCACAGAATTATTCTCCTACAAAGGCAACGATGTGGAGTATTTTATATCTTCTAGTTCTCCATCTGGTTTATATCAGTTGGAGCTTCTTTCAACAGAGAAAGACACGCATTTCAAAGTCTATGCCACCACAACTCCAGAGTCTGATCAGCCCTACCCCGAATTACCTTATGACCCAAGGGTAGATGTTACCTCCCTGGGACGCACCACGGTCACTCTGGCCTGGAAACCGAGCCCCACGGCCTCCTTGCTGAAACAACCCATTCAGTACTGTGTGGTCATCAACAAAGAGCACAATTTCAAAAGCCTCTGTGCAGTAGAAGCCAAACTGAACGCAGATGATGCTTTCATGATGGCTCCAAAACCCGGTCTGGACTTCAGCCCCTTTGACTTTGCCCATTTTGGGTTTCCTTCAGAGAATTCGGGTAAAGAACGCAGCTTCCTAGCAAAGCCTTCTCCAAAACTGGGGCGGCACGTCTACTCGAGGCCCAAGGTCGACATTCAGAAAATCTGCATCGGAAACAAGAACATCTTCACCGTCTCAGATCTGAAACCCGACACCCAGTACTACTTCGATGTCTTCGTGGCCAACAGCAACAGCAACATGAGTACGGCGTACGTGGGCACCTTTGCCAGGACCAAGGAGGAAGCGAAACAGAAGACGGTCGAGCTAAAGGACGGGAAAGTTACGGATGTGTTCGTCAAACGGAAGGGAGCGAAGTTTTTACGGTTTGCGCCAGTCTCTTCTCACCAAAAAGTCACTTTCTTTATTCACTCCTGCCTGGATGCTGTTCAAATCCAAGTGAGGAGGGACGGGAAACTTCTTCTGTCTCAGAATGTGGAAGGCGTTCGGCAGTTTCAGCTTCGAGGAAAGCCCAAAGCGAAGTATCTCATCCGCCTGAAAGGACACAAGAAAGGAGCATCGATGCTGAAAATACTGGCTACCACAAGGCCCAGCAAGCagccctttccctctcttcctgaaGACACAAGAATCAAAGGCTTCGACAAGCTCCGCACCTGCTCTTCGGCCACTGTGGCGTGGCTGGGCACTCAGGACAGGAACAAGTTCTGCATCTACAAAAAGGAAGTGGACGACAGCTACAATGACGAccagaagagaagagagcaaaaCCAATGCCTAGGACCAGATACAAGGAAGAAATCGGAAAAAGTCCTCTGTAAATATTTCCACAGTCAGAACCTACAGAAAGCAGTGACCACGGAAACAATTAAAGGGCTTCTGCCGGGAAAGTCTTACCTGCTGGATGTGTATGTCATAGGACATGGAGGGCACTCGGTGAAGTACCAGAGCAAAGTTGTGAAAACCAGGAAGTTCTGTTAG